The following nucleotide sequence is from Micromonospora sp. WMMD1120.
TCTCGTTGGCGCCGACGCCGAGGATCACGCTACTGATCGTGGCCGACTCGGCCGCGCTCGCGGTGACCGTCAGGCCACTGCCGAGGGCCGCGCCCATGCCCAGGAAGCCGGCTGCGACCCCGGCGACCAGGCGCCGCCGCACGAGCCCGGAGGCCCGCGCCGAGGTGCTCAATGTCATCGACATTGTTCCCTTTTCGAATAGAGGAATGGATGTTTCTTCGCCCGACGCTGGGGAAGCGCACCCACGCTTTCGCCGCCCGATGAACCAACCATGAACATGATCTTGCGGAAGACTGCACTTCACGAACTACTTAGCCTTACTCAGGACCCGGAAATGCGCTGCACAAACCAGACGATCCCCATGACGGACACGGCTGCGGAAACCGCCCCGGTCGCCCAGACACCAACTTTCGGCGCGCGGTGGCGCAGCACGAGAAGCAGCGGAAAGACGACAGCGATAATCGTCAACTGAACGACCTCGATACCGACGTTGAACACCAGCAGCGACCAGAGCAGGGTCCACGACCACGCCTCGTCGATGCCCAACGCGCCGGCGAAGCCCAGGCCGTGCACGAGGCCGAAGCAGAACACCACGCCGAGGCGGACCCAGCCGGCCCGGTCCAGACTGAGGTGTCCGCGCCCAGCCACGTCCAGGTCGGCCGCGTGCGTACCGCGCCGCCGGATGCCCCACAGGTGCCAACCGGCGACGACGGCGATCGACAGGGCGATGACCGGCTCCACGACCCTCCCCGGCACCTCGACCAGGCCGAGCGCCGCGAGCATGAACGTCACCGAGTGCGCCACGGTGAAGCTGGTGGCCGCGAGCACGATCTCGCGCAGCCGCCGGGAGCCGGCGATGAGCGCCAGCAGGAACAGGATGTGGTCGATGCCGGACAGCAGGTGCTCGGCACCCAGGAGGAAGAACTCCCCGAACCGCTCGTACCACGCCTGGGCGGTGGAGAACGCCGGGTGGGCGGCGTCCAGCGCCGCGCTGCCGGAGCGACCGTCGATCTCGTAGGTGACGATCGTCTTGGTGCCCTTGACGTAACCCTCGCGGTCCGGGAAGAGACCGCTGCGCACCTCGTGCGCGTCGCTCCTCTCCGGGCAGGTCCAGTCCAACAGCAGATCCGCGTACGGCACGCCCTCGCGAGCGCCGATCGTCGCGTCCCCCACCTGGCTCGGCCGGCAGGCCGTACCCCCGGAGGCGACCGAGAAGCGGTCGGAGACGTAGCGGAGCACCGCCGGGGCGTGGCTGGTCAGCGCCGCGGCCTGGGCCGCGGCGTCACCCGCCTCGAAGGCGGCGGTACCCGCCCGGAAGAGCGGATCGTCGTCACCGGCATCCGCGGCGGAGACGACGAGGAGGTCGTACTCGAGTTCCACGGCCGTGCGGATGTGACCCTCGTCTCCCGCCGAGATCGTGCTGTAAACGGTCGACGAAAAACCGTGCGCGGACGCCGGCGCGGCGCCCAGAAACGGGACCACCGCCGCGGCGAAACCGACAGCGGCGACGATAACGGTACGGCGGATGCGGCCGGACATACGACTCCCTCAGTTGGCCAGTGCACGGTGCATGGCACGGGTGAACAGCAACCCGCACAGCGACGAACCGCCGGGAAACAAACAGCCCGACCGACCGACCGTCGATTCGCGCCCGCCGAAATTGCGATAGGAATACGAAGCACAACGCGCTTTCCCATCACCATCCGAAAGGACGACCACCGTGCGTCCCCCGCTTCGGGCCGTTGCCCTGCTGGCCGTGACCGCCGCGCTGCTCGCCGGCTGCGACTCCGGCGACGACTGGGCGCGGCCGCGTCCGACGCCGAGCGCCATCGGCACTCTCGGTCCAGGGTTCGTCGACCCCTCCGCGAAGCCCGCGCCGGAAGCGACGATCACGCCGCAGCCGGGCTCGTGGGCCGGCGTCCACCCGCCGAGGGGTTACCGGGTCGTCCTGCTCACCAGCGGTGACGACACACCGACCAGAGCCCTCGTCAGCGCGGTACAGGAGTGGGCCGAGGAGGAGCACGTCGACCTACGGACGACCGCCATCGCGGACGCGCACGACATCGTTCCCCGCATCGCCACGGCGATGGAGATGGGTCCGGACCTCGTCGTCAGCGCCGGCAACGATCTCATCGACGCGCTCGCCCTGGT
It contains:
- a CDS encoding HupE/UreJ family protein; this encodes MELEYDLLVVSAADAGDDDPLFRAGTAAFEAGDAAAQAAALTSHAPAVLRYVSDRFSVASGGTACRPSQVGDATIGAREGVPYADLLLDWTCPERSDAHEVRSGLFPDREGYVKGTKTIVTYEIDGRSGSAALDAAHPAFSTAQAWYERFGEFFLLGAEHLLSGIDHILFLLALIAGSRRLREIVLAATSFTVAHSVTFMLAALGLVEVPGRVVEPVIALSIAVVAGWHLWGIRRRGTHAADLDVAGRGHLSLDRAGWVRLGVVFCFGLVHGLGFAGALGIDEAWSWTLLWSLLVFNVGIEVVQLTIIAVVFPLLLVLRHRAPKVGVWATGAVSAAVSVMGIVWFVQRISGS